One Candidatus Neomarinimicrobiota bacterium genomic region harbors:
- a CDS encoding serpin family protein has product MTRYRLITVLAIPALLGLTCQRMPTEPQPSVLPRALTPEEVQLVESSDRFGLKLFREVVCQDAGKNIFISPLSVSMALGMTANGAADSTLAAMRATLDLSDMTEEESNAAYQSLIELLTDADPKVQFDIANSIWYRNIWTFNEDFLVRCRDYFEAVVQGLDFSDPAAADVINAWVKENTNGKIEEIVDKPIDPLTAMFLINALYFKGTWTYEFDPEDTKADEFTRWDGSKVVCRMMSQETDLLYYSNDEFQMVDLPYGDGLFSMTVLLPKPDVHVDSLIAYITPDDWQSWISALDTHAVQLELPKLKLKYDLLMNSILQALGMGVAFDMCQADFSRMLVEGAAYPGNLYIEKVKHKTFVQVDEEGTEAAAVTMVEMGFTSIGPSSILVRVDRPFVFVIRERTSGALLFMGKIVEPEWEEG; this is encoded by the coding sequence CGGTCCTGGCGATTCCAGCCCTCCTGGGATTGACGTGCCAGCGCATGCCCACTGAACCGCAGCCGAGCGTTCTGCCGCGGGCGCTGACTCCCGAGGAAGTCCAGCTAGTGGAGTCCAGCGACCGCTTCGGTCTGAAGCTGTTCCGGGAGGTTGTGTGCCAGGATGCAGGTAAAAACATTTTCATCTCGCCCCTGAGCGTTTCCATGGCCCTGGGTATGACGGCCAACGGGGCGGCCGACTCAACCCTGGCGGCTATGCGGGCTACCCTGGATCTGAGCGATATGACCGAGGAGGAGAGCAATGCGGCCTATCAGAGTTTGATCGAGCTGCTGACCGACGCCGATCCCAAGGTGCAGTTCGACATCGCCAATTCGATCTGGTACCGGAATATATGGACGTTCAACGAGGACTTTCTGGTGCGCTGCCGGGATTATTTCGAGGCGGTGGTGCAAGGGCTGGATTTCAGTGATCCAGCTGCGGCGGACGTGATCAATGCCTGGGTGAAGGAGAACACCAACGGCAAGATCGAGGAGATTGTCGACAAACCCATCGATCCGCTGACGGCCATGTTCCTTATCAATGCCCTGTACTTCAAGGGCACCTGGACTTACGAATTCGATCCCGAAGATACTAAGGCTGATGAGTTCACGCGATGGGATGGCTCTAAAGTAGTGTGCCGGATGATGAGCCAGGAGACGGACCTGCTCTACTACTCCAACGATGAGTTCCAGATGGTGGACCTGCCATACGGAGATGGACTGTTCAGTATGACCGTCCTGCTGCCGAAGCCTGATGTCCACGTTGACAGCCTGATTGCCTATATTACGCCGGATGACTGGCAGTCCTGGATCAGTGCGTTGGACACCCATGCCGTACAGCTGGAGCTGCCCAAGCTCAAGCTGAAATACGACCTGCTGATGAATAGTATTCTCCAGGCGCTGGGCATGGGGGTGGCGTTTGATATGTGCCAGGCCGACTTTTCCCGGATGCTGGTTGAAGGGGCGGCATATCCCGGCAACCTGTATATCGAAAAGGTCAAGCATAAGACATTTGTGCAGGTGGATGAGGAAGGCACCGAGGCGGCAGCAGTAACCATGGTGGAAATGGGATTTACTTCAATCGGCCCCAGTAGCATACTCGTGCGGGTGGACCGCCCCTTCGTTTTCGTTATCCGGGAGCGCACCTCGGGGGCGTTGCTGTTCATGGGTAAGATCGTGGAGCCGGAGTGGGAGGAAGGGTAA